The window GGAGCTGGCCCGAGTACGGCAAGCTCTCGGGACGCAAGCTCGACGACCAGGAGGAGGGCACCCGCGAGGCCGTGCGCGAGGAGAAACGCGACCCGCGCGACTTCGCCCTGTGGAAGCGGGCCGAGCCGGGGCACCTCATGCGCTGGGAGTCCCCGTGGGGGGTGGGCTTTCCGGGTTGGCACATCGAGTGCAGCGCGATGAGCCTGAAGTACCTGGGCGAGGGCTTCGACATCCATGGGGGCGGGCTGGACCTCCAGTTCCCCCACCACGAGGCCGAGATCGCGCAGGCCGAGGCCGCCGGGCACCCCTTCGCCCGCTACTGGATGCACAACAACATGGTCACGGTGGGCGGCGAGAAGATGAGCAAGAGCAAGGGAAACTTCACCACGCTCAAGGACCTGCTCGCCCTGCATGACCCCATGGTGATCCGCTTCCTGCTCGTGAGCAGCCACTACCGCTCGGTGACCGAGTTCTCCGACGCGGCCTTCGAGAGCGCCCGCAGCGGGTACCGCCGCCTGACCGAGGCGCTGAACGAGGTGGAGCGCCGCCTGCCTACGGCTCCCGGGCGCGACGACCCCGCGCTGCGCCAGAAGATCGCGGGACACGTCCAGGCCTTTGAGGACGCCCTGCGGGACGACTTCAACACGCCGAAAGCCATTGCAGCACTCTTCGGCCTGACGACCGACGTGAACGCCGCCCTGAACGCCGGGGAGGTGGGGCGGGAGGCGCTGGAGGCGGCGCGGAACGCCTACCGCACGCTCGGCGGCGACGTTCTGGGCCTGTTCTCGGGGGGCCAGACCGAACGCCAGGACGACACCCAGGTTGTGGGCGCCCTGATGGACCTCGTGCTGCGGGCGCGGCAGCACTACCGCCTGAACAAGCAGTACGCGCAGGCCGACGAGTTGCGCGACACGCTCGCCGCCGTTGGAGTGACGGTCGAGGACACCAAGGAAGGCCCCCGCTGGCGGCGCTGAGGCGCCAAGAACCCAACTCACCTGTCAGAAAATTGTGATGGCCGCTGCCTAGCATGAATGTCGAGAGGTGCGTAGTCACCCCTCATCCTTCCCTCTAAGGGCGCGCCACCCCCCCTCCGGGCGCGCCCTCTTCTCTTTGGTTTCCCCGGCGCCGGGCAGATCAATGCCGGGTGAGCCGACCCTCACCCGCCGCTCCGGGCGGGCGGTACACTCGCCCCATGCTGCCGCTCGTGAAGCAGGTGCTGGACAACTTCAACTTCGACGTGGACCCTGACCTCACGCCCGAGGAGAATGCCGAGGAGGTCATTCGGAGCGCGGCGCTGCTCTCCGGCGCGATCGCGGTGGAGCCCGTGCCCTTCGCCGACATCCTGCTCATCACCCCCGTCCAGGCCAAGATGGTGCTGCACATCGGCAAGATTTACGGTTTCGACATCACGCCGGACCGGGCCCGGGAGATCGCGCAGGAACTCGGGGCCACGGTTGCTTATGGCCTCTTCGCCCGGCAGGTCATGCGGGGGATCGCCAAGCTGGCCCTGCCCGTGATCGGCGGCCTGATCACCGCGCCCGCCGTGTATGGCTGGACCTTCGCGCTGGGGCGGGTCGCGCAGAACTACTTCGAGCGCAAGCGGGCGGGGCTGCCCGTCGCCCGGCAGGAGCAGGTCAAGGTCATTCAGGAGGCCAAGGGGCAGGCCCGGCGGGTGCTCCCCAGCGCCCAGGACTTCAGCGACCTCGCCGCCGAGCTGCGCCGCCGCGCCGACGAGAAAAACCGGGTCCAGGGCGGGGGACCGCGCGACCTGAACTGAGGGGCGACTTGACCCCTCCCCCCCGCCTGCGCCACACTCTGCCCAGGCGTTGATCCGCAGGAGTACCGCGCCACGCGCCCAAGAGCGAGCCTGAGACGGTGAGAGTCAGGCGGGGCCAGCAGCGCGGGAAGGGCGGCGGGGAGTCGATTCAAACGACAAAAGTGCCAGTCCTCGGCAGAGAGCCGGGCTGGAACTGGGGTGGAACCGCGTAGAACATGAACTCTGCGTCCCCAGGCGAGCACTTCGCCGGGGCCGCTTTCTTTTGACCCTCGGCGGGTGCGGAAAGGAGAGGTTATGCCCGCACAGTCGATGGAAGAACTCGTCAGCCTCTGCAAGCGCCGGGGATTCATCTTCCAGGGCTCCGAGATCTACGGCGGCCTGCAAGGCTTCTACGACTACGGCCCCCTGGGCGTGGAGCTCAAGAACAACCTCAAGGCCGCGTGGTGGCGCGCCAACGTCTACGAGCGCGACGACATGGAGGGCCTGGACGCGAGCATCATCATGCACCGCCTGGTGCTGCGCCACTCCGGCCACGAGGCGACCTTCAGCGACCCGATGGTGGACAACCGCAAGACGAAGAAGCGGTACCGGCTGGATCACCTGGTCAAAGATCAGAAGCCGGACGTGATCGCGCGGGTGGCGGAGGGCATCGGCGAGAGTGCCGAGAACTTCCCGGCGGTCGTGGCGGCGCTCGTGGCGAATCCGGCGAAGGCGTCTGAGGCCCTCATCGCGGCGGGGGTGCGTGACCCCTTCTCCGGCGAG is drawn from Deinococcus aerius and contains these coding sequences:
- a CDS encoding YcjF family protein; translation: MLPLVKQVLDNFNFDVDPDLTPEENAEEVIRSAALLSGAIAVEPVPFADILLITPVQAKMVLHIGKIYGFDITPDRAREIAQELGATVAYGLFARQVMRGIAKLALPVIGGLITAPAVYGWTFALGRVAQNYFERKRAGLPVARQEQVKVIQEAKGQARRVLPSAQDFSDLAAELRRRADEKNRVQGGGPRDLN
- the cysS gene encoding cysteine--tRNA ligase; translation: MTPPDPRQPDSGIVLYDTLQRQKVPFVPTVPGHVGMYLCGPTVYSDAHLGHAKKEVAFDVIRRALMHFGYQVRYVTNVTDVGHLQNDADEGEDKLQARARLEQLEPMEVADKYFWSFHRDMDALGVLKPSINPRATGHIPEQIELIEELIARGHAYESNGSVYFDVRSWPEYGKLSGRKLDDQEEGTREAVREEKRDPRDFALWKRAEPGHLMRWESPWGVGFPGWHIECSAMSLKYLGEGFDIHGGGLDLQFPHHEAEIAQAEAAGHPFARYWMHNNMVTVGGEKMSKSKGNFTTLKDLLALHDPMVIRFLLVSSHYRSVTEFSDAAFESARSGYRRLTEALNEVERRLPTAPGRDDPALRQKIAGHVQAFEDALRDDFNTPKAIAALFGLTTDVNAALNAGEVGREALEAARNAYRTLGGDVLGLFSGGQTERQDDTQVVGALMDLVLRARQHYRLNKQYAQADELRDTLAAVGVTVEDTKEGPRWRR